One genomic segment of Catalinimonas alkaloidigena includes these proteins:
- a CDS encoding LytR/AlgR family response regulator transcription factor yields MDGKIDCVVVDDDQMMLKIIESLIKKTDQLNLVGSYDHAVNAINILEQQPIDLIFLDIEMPEMNGLEFIKALSYHPQIILISNKKQYALDAFEYDVADYLLKPIASYARFMQAIGRAKMNLQQRAAKNTKTQKHIYLKVDSLLVKFDLEDIHWIEAFGDYVRVKTTDNLSTVYATLKSVEDALPPLDFVRIHRSYIVRVDKIENIDIGNLQIKDKILPISQSHKKKLMGMINSL; encoded by the coding sequence ATGGATGGTAAGATAGATTGTGTAGTGGTAGATGACGACCAGATGATGCTGAAAATAATAGAGTCGCTCATTAAAAAAACTGACCAACTAAATCTGGTAGGTTCTTATGACCATGCGGTTAATGCTATCAATATCCTGGAGCAGCAGCCCATTGACCTGATATTTCTGGATATAGAAATGCCTGAAATGAATGGGCTGGAATTTATCAAGGCTTTATCTTACCATCCCCAGATCATTCTGATCAGCAATAAAAAGCAGTATGCCCTGGATGCTTTTGAATATGATGTAGCTGATTACCTCTTAAAACCTATTGCCAGCTACGCCCGCTTCATGCAGGCTATAGGTAGGGCAAAAATGAACCTGCAGCAGCGTGCGGCCAAGAATACCAAAACCCAAAAACATATATATTTGAAAGTAGACTCTTTACTCGTGAAGTTTGACCTGGAAGATATCCACTGGATAGAGGCTTTTGGGGATTATGTAAGGGTGAAGACCACCGATAACTTATCTACCGTGTATGCTACATTAAAGTCGGTGGAAGATGCCTTGCCTCCATTGGATTTTGTGCGTATACATCGCTCTTACATTGTACGTGTGGATAAGATTGAAAATATTGATATTGGTAATCTGCAAATAAAGGATAAAATACTCCCCATCAGCCAATCTCATAAGAAAAAGCTCATGGGTATGATCAACTCACTTTGA
- a CDS encoding Ppx/GppA phosphatase family protein, whose amino-acid sequence MRKLAAIDIGSNAIRLQVSSVISYEEKTTFKKLEYVRFPLRLGQDVFGDNEDEPSHRIGATSSAKFLKLMKAFKLLIDLYEVDDYMGCATSAMREAENGHQLIAQVRDEYGLELEIIDGDAEAEILNNALKSFLEENKTYLHIDVGGGSTELNLYVNKEKVVAHSFPIGSVRKLNTRKSLEQVWNEMGQWVKENVKKNYGTPIAIGTGGNINKIFDLSGTKNGKILTLNKLISTRDFLASHTLEERINKLQLNPDRADVIIPASNIYISAMQWARTSKILVPKLGLKDGVMQMLYEKHQLKVS is encoded by the coding sequence ATGAGAAAATTAGCCGCAATTGATATAGGGTCAAATGCCATACGCCTTCAGGTAAGCAGTGTCATTAGCTATGAAGAAAAAACTACTTTCAAAAAGCTGGAATACGTTCGTTTTCCCCTGCGCCTGGGACAAGATGTTTTTGGGGACAATGAAGACGAGCCTTCGCACCGCATAGGGGCCACAAGCTCTGCTAAATTTTTAAAGCTAATGAAGGCATTCAAACTGCTGATAGACCTTTACGAAGTAGATGACTATATGGGCTGTGCCACCTCTGCCATGCGTGAAGCTGAAAACGGACATCAACTGATAGCGCAGGTGCGCGATGAGTATGGGCTTGAACTGGAAATTATTGACGGGGATGCCGAAGCAGAAATTTTGAATAATGCCCTGAAAAGCTTTCTGGAAGAAAATAAAACCTATCTTCATATTGATGTGGGAGGAGGAAGTACCGAACTAAACCTCTATGTAAATAAAGAAAAAGTAGTGGCTCACTCCTTTCCTATCGGTTCTGTAAGAAAGCTTAATACTCGCAAGTCCTTAGAGCAGGTATGGAATGAAATGGGACAGTGGGTCAAAGAGAATGTCAAAAAAAATTACGGCACGCCTATCGCTATTGGTACGGGAGGGAACATCAATAAAATATTTGATCTCTCTGGTACGAAAAACGGTAAGATACTCACGCTCAACAAACTTATCAGCACCCGGGATTTTTTGGCTAGTCATACGCTGGAAGAGCGCATCAATAAACTACAACTCAACCCCGACCGTGCTGATGTAATCATTCCCGCTTCCAATATTTACATTTCGGCCATGCAATGGGCCAGAACCAGCAAAATACTGGTTCCAAAACTTGGGCTCAAAGACGGTGTGATGCAGATGCTCTACGAAAAGCATCAGCTCAAAGTGAGTTGA
- the metF gene encoding methylenetetrahydrofolate reductase [NAD(P)H], with amino-acid sequence MKVIEHIQKANRTLFTIEILPPKKGEDINTLFNHVETLLEFEPSFIDVTYHREEYIYKEQGDGSFKKLTTRKRPGTVGICASIQNRYNIDTVPHLICGGFSKEDTENMLIELDFLGIENVLALRGDPIKSEPGFKAHPDGHCYASELIKQVTDMNKGTYLNSGLEEATPTNFCIGAAGYPEKHFESPNLDTDFQHLKTKVDNGAEFIVTQMFFNNQAYFDFVKRCREHDINVPIIPGLKPMATLKHLTLLPQFFHLDIPAELACEVEKCKDNKQVKEVGVEWCVQQCKELIEFGAPVLHFYTMSRSELVKRVAEKVF; translated from the coding sequence ATGAAAGTAATTGAACATATACAAAAAGCGAATCGTACACTATTTACCATTGAAATTCTTCCTCCCAAGAAAGGAGAGGACATTAACACGCTTTTCAATCATGTAGAAACTTTATTGGAGTTTGAACCCTCTTTTATTGATGTTACCTATCACAGGGAAGAGTATATCTATAAAGAACAGGGGGACGGAAGCTTTAAGAAACTTACCACCCGTAAGCGGCCAGGTACTGTAGGAATCTGTGCCTCTATTCAAAACCGCTATAACATAGATACCGTACCTCATCTAATCTGTGGTGGGTTCTCAAAAGAAGATACCGAAAATATGCTCATAGAGCTGGACTTTCTGGGCATTGAGAATGTGCTGGCGCTGAGGGGAGATCCCATCAAATCGGAGCCGGGGTTTAAAGCACACCCCGACGGGCATTGTTATGCCAGTGAACTGATCAAACAGGTGACCGATATGAATAAGGGAACTTATCTGAATTCAGGGCTGGAAGAAGCAACGCCTACCAACTTTTGCATAGGAGCGGCGGGCTATCCTGAAAAACATTTTGAGTCTCCCAATCTGGATACTGACTTTCAGCATCTCAAGACAAAGGTAGATAATGGAGCTGAGTTTATTGTGACTCAGATGTTTTTCAATAATCAGGCTTACTTTGATTTTGTCAAACGCTGCCGTGAACATGACATAAATGTTCCCATTATCCCCGGCCTGAAGCCGATGGCTACGCTGAAGCACCTGACGCTGCTGCCGCAGTTTTTCCATCTGGATATACCTGCTGAATTAGCCTGCGAAGTAGAGAAGTGTAAGGATAACAAACAAGTCAAAGAAGTAGGGGTGGAATGGTGTGTGCAGCAGTGCAAAGAGCTCATTGAATTTGGGGCACCAGTACTTCATTTCTATACCATGAGCCGTTCTGAGCTGGTAAAAAGGGTAGCTGAGAAAGTATTTTAA
- a CDS encoding alpha/beta hydrolase, with protein sequence MSYQNTQDFFYTPKDNCKCFWQKWIPEAQTQRTIVFQHGLGEHSNRYTNLINYFAGSGTAFYAMDARGHGQSEGKRGHVSSLMVYVEDLHELIKLVTEEQGVKQVLLMGHSLGGTIAALYAITYQKYLQALILSSAGIEPHLNTYTKLARAAASGLIKLAPSLTLGVNLNLKYISHDKEMIADYKADPLVHGYASVRLGYEMFKVHETLYAKAPQLRIPLYVIHGTGDKITMPKGSQKFYELAGSEDKTIKFYDKLFHEMINEIPVARDEVLRNLRQWVERRVY encoded by the coding sequence ATGAGCTATCAAAATACACAGGATTTCTTCTACACACCCAAAGACAATTGCAAATGCTTCTGGCAAAAATGGATACCTGAAGCACAGACGCAACGTACGATTGTCTTCCAGCATGGCTTGGGGGAGCATAGCAACCGCTACACTAACCTGATAAATTACTTTGCCGGAAGCGGTACTGCTTTCTATGCTATGGATGCACGTGGACATGGACAAAGTGAAGGAAAAAGAGGGCATGTCAGCTCCCTGATGGTATATGTGGAAGACCTGCATGAGCTAATCAAGCTGGTTACCGAGGAGCAGGGGGTAAAGCAGGTTTTGCTGATGGGCCATTCTCTGGGAGGAACCATAGCCGCCCTCTATGCTATTACTTACCAAAAATATCTACAGGCATTAATCCTTAGCTCGGCAGGAATCGAACCTCATTTAAACACATATACGAAATTAGCCAGGGCAGCCGCCTCAGGCCTGATTAAGCTGGCGCCCTCCCTTACTTTAGGCGTAAACCTTAACCTAAAATACATTTCACATGATAAGGAAATGATCGCTGACTACAAAGCAGATCCTCTTGTACATGGGTACGCTTCAGTAAGGCTGGGATATGAGATGTTTAAAGTACATGAGACACTGTATGCTAAGGCACCTCAGCTACGTATACCGCTCTATGTGATACACGGAACCGGTGACAAAATTACGATGCCTAAAGGCTCTCAGAAGTTTTATGAGCTGGCTGGCAGTGAAGACAAGACAATAAAGTTTTATGATAAGCTGTTTCACGAGATGATCAACGAAATTCCGGTTGCCCGAGATGAAGTATTAAGAAACCTCAGGCAGTGGGTGGAACGCAGGGTTTACTAA
- a CDS encoding sialate O-acetylesterase: protein MKNYNNYLLRFIAILFIAMLGFTSCESPDATGVEIHQLFSDHAVLQREIPLKIWGNADPGGTVEVSLGEQSQRAEADADGNWMVELSEMTAGGPYELQITGGDTTIILDDIMIGDVWLASGQSNMQWPLSAQVDNFEEEIANANYPEIRLFTVERNTSYEPLESLAQSSWAQTSPETIGSFSAVAYFFGREIHQELDVPIGLINSSWGGTPAEAWTSEEAVSDMSEFADTLQQIEQQLQTDPSTTDVEKRKERDRIVVRG, encoded by the coding sequence ATGAAAAACTACAACAATTACCTGCTCAGATTTATCGCGATCTTATTTATTGCCATGCTAGGCTTTACTTCATGTGAAAGCCCCGATGCTACTGGTGTGGAAATACACCAGCTTTTTTCAGATCATGCCGTACTCCAGCGGGAGATACCTCTGAAAATCTGGGGAAACGCTGACCCCGGAGGAACAGTGGAAGTAAGCCTGGGTGAGCAAAGCCAGAGGGCAGAAGCTGACGCTGATGGTAACTGGATGGTAGAGCTCTCCGAAATGACAGCCGGGGGGCCCTATGAACTACAGATTACAGGAGGTGATACCACTATTATCTTGGATGATATTATGATAGGAGATGTATGGCTGGCTTCGGGACAGTCCAATATGCAGTGGCCGCTTAGCGCACAGGTTGACAATTTTGAAGAAGAAATTGCCAATGCTAACTACCCTGAGATTAGGCTGTTTACCGTGGAGCGCAATACCAGTTATGAGCCTCTGGAAAGCTTAGCGCAAAGTTCCTGGGCGCAAACTTCGCCTGAAACGATCGGGAGCTTTTCGGCAGTAGCCTACTTCTTCGGCCGTGAGATTCATCAGGAACTGGATGTACCTATCGGCTTGATCAACTCCAGCTGGGGAGGTACGCCAGCCGAAGCCTGGACCAGTGAAGAGGCAGTAAGCGATATGAGCGAATTTGCCGATACTCTTCAGCAGATTGAGCAACAATTACAAACAGACCCCTCCACGACTGACGTAGAGAAAAGAAAAGAGCGTGACCGCATTGTTGTCAGAGGCTAA
- a CDS encoding sialate O-acetylesterase, which translates to MTALLSEANAQMQQENFSPDLDTEEWPSMQLPASWEEADTALAAFDGFVWFQKTIDIPERYAGQAMTLHLGRIDDADITWFNDEKVGQTYGNNNFRTYEVPASVVKAGENTITVRVQDNAGNGGLMGPVNQMYMELSGEQTGISLDGPWKYNATEPLPKVDMFPSEPAILYNAMINPLIPFMLKGVIWYQGESNASRAKQYQTLFPLMIEDWRNQWGIGKFPFLFVQLANFITGGPGDDSWAELREAQLMALDLDNTGMAVTIDIGDSTDIHPRNKQDVGKRLAIAALKVAYGQENAWSGPMYESMRVEGDSVILTFSEVAEGLMVVPGEKLKGFTIAGADQQFYPATAKIISENEVSVKSPQVAEPEAVRYGWANNPKTNLYNEAFLPASPFRTDDWENLQNNQNEI; encoded by the coding sequence GTGACCGCATTGTTGTCAGAGGCTAACGCCCAGATGCAGCAGGAAAATTTTTCGCCTGATCTTGATACTGAGGAATGGCCTAGCATGCAGCTACCCGCCTCCTGGGAAGAAGCTGATACGGCTCTGGCAGCCTTTGATGGTTTTGTGTGGTTTCAGAAAACCATTGATATCCCTGAGAGATATGCCGGTCAGGCAATGACTTTGCACCTGGGCAGAATTGATGATGCTGATATCACCTGGTTCAATGATGAAAAAGTAGGGCAGACCTATGGCAACAATAATTTCAGGACGTATGAAGTCCCTGCATCAGTTGTAAAAGCTGGAGAAAATACCATTACTGTAAGGGTACAGGACAATGCTGGTAATGGGGGCCTTATGGGACCTGTCAACCAAATGTATATGGAACTCAGTGGTGAACAGACAGGCATTTCGCTGGACGGACCGTGGAAATACAATGCCACTGAACCTCTGCCTAAAGTAGACATGTTCCCCAGCGAACCGGCTATTTTATACAATGCGATGATCAACCCGCTGATTCCTTTTATGCTAAAGGGAGTGATCTGGTACCAGGGAGAGAGCAATGCTTCACGAGCCAAGCAATACCAGACATTATTCCCTCTCATGATAGAAGACTGGCGTAATCAGTGGGGCATCGGTAAGTTTCCTTTCCTTTTTGTACAGCTTGCTAATTTCATTACCGGAGGGCCGGGTGATGATAGCTGGGCTGAATTGAGAGAAGCACAACTTATGGCTTTAGATCTGGATAATACGGGAATGGCCGTAACGATAGACATTGGAGATTCTACTGATATCCACCCCCGTAACAAGCAGGATGTAGGGAAAAGGCTGGCTATAGCAGCACTCAAAGTAGCTTATGGGCAGGAGAATGCATGGAGTGGCCCTATGTATGAGTCTATGCGGGTAGAAGGAGATTCAGTTATACTTACATTTTCCGAAGTAGCTGAAGGGCTTATGGTTGTACCCGGAGAGAAGTTAAAAGGCTTTACCATTGCGGGTGCCGATCAGCAGTTTTATCCTGCAACAGCGAAAATTATCAGTGAAAATGAAGTTTCTGTTAAAAGCCCACAAGTGGCAGAGCCGGAAGCTGTGCGTTATGGATGGGCCAATAATCCAAAAACAAATTTATATAATGAAGCTTTCCTACCTGCATCACCCTTCCGTACTGATGACTGGGAAAATTTACAGAATAATCAAAATGAAATTTGA